The following are encoded in a window of Oncorhynchus masou masou isolate Uvic2021 chromosome 17, UVic_Omas_1.1, whole genome shotgun sequence genomic DNA:
- the LOC135558897 gene encoding uncharacterized protein LOC135558897, producing the protein MRRLRRKGGNNEKVFGCHLLDHLATSCQEIPQVLRSCSEFIEKHGVVDGIYRLSGVSSNTQKLRGEFDSKGTPDLNKDVYLQDIHCVSSLCKAYFRELPNPLLTYQLYDKYAEAVAIQLEDERLVKIKDVLKELPAPHYRTLEFLMRHLVKMASYSSHTNMHARNLAIVWAPNLLRSKDIEASGFNGTAAFMEVRVQSIVVEFILTHVPQLFPGSGLECLKSFPSPSIHNPEKRLFPAIPLQLGNISPGDGPPAMRSYHAIIDGTDKRKGSLKSRKWKSIFNLGGRLQDPRGRNKNSTKEKERTVLRPAKSMDSLSSMPYSHEGCRQRAPSTVISPLAQPSLCPQSGVDGGASTNGSDVGSGYAVTFRRGQGASVSVVSGGGGTKGTYSRLGSHSRGNSTEALQPPSRSPGISSKADRRAGIHISGPFSVTVPLHITSGLAFGVLQGGGAERRNHSRGEGRGDKGEGGEGVRQEGGEGERHIRVAVVGEDETDGVKRRDQEVSEERRDMDDKVEGKEDRGKEEELNGDCVSKPSEERGEEGGGEDKVNYENDEEEDEEREHMEIKGSVQTALDAPNGVRNEAVATHVPYPTTMEEDDAQVQDCPLDFQDTFGFLDLMDSSASTKMFQALPVEPHHAGDEYEDEVEQRSPGLSHDKPDSVTQPPVDTQTQIQTGCQTETHTLRQTQTPKHRPLSFDQYGRANKSMSLPYISRPFMPARCSSSEEEDNDDEDADYDREDEEDDDDMFCKSLPSSLVFNRLTWSGPQTDMENGLSLPAKPSQQLDNVSDDRSIGIGLSQSSEARMPPGHLDIDSPDYCNPSEEVLRQSKAEEENRLEAIDLLEDTRQDPDNQEKDQADTLTNTCTESTEIQECCHSVETSMMKEEETPGDIERGLTSASSSTDCEEASLQTTADEEDTGVHLQLRDEEDLKSHCGEGVISEGYNGDPVSKAEKEDSQEHLLTACRIVSCAEEPKNILNERSEVVSAGGAMEQPENSAERDSEGKKEDVEEEMEEREDRNGGEFKQEGEVTRIETEERELLKELEETEGEDFGAREQKGMIEEEERIAGEEGEVGEDIYEIMSVLARDDMMESGDRKDREGETEERKVMEEVIETKEGESIRVQQKEIGKEGKSRTSDEMSAKEEMKREVEGVDTMGETEVEAAEEGMENMLIDNEEHKQDLEAQHVLERRERAIDLMKDVVGEGDEEGDKEMEVGGVIRDEEGDSIHVVQQETEEHESTGPNKENQERENEGETKDQLQIPTIIEESEEELKEVQIYIK; encoded by the exons ATGCGGAGACTCCGGAGAAAAGGAGGGAACAATGAGAAGGTGTTTGGTTGTCACCTGTTGGACCACCTGGCTACAAGCTGTCAGGAGA TTCCTCAGGTGCTGCGAAGCTGCAGTGAATTCATTGAGAAGCATGGGGTTGTAGATGGGATCTACAGGCTATCTGGGGTGTCATCCAACACGCAGAAACTTcg GGGTGAGTTTGACAGTAAGGGAACCCCAGATCTCAATAAGGATGTGTACCTGCAGGACATTCACTGTGTCAGCTCTCTCTGCAAGGCCTACTTCAGAGAGTTGCCCAATCCTCTCCTCACATACCAGCTCTATGACAAATATGCT GAAGCTGTGGCAATTCAGCTAGAGGACGAAAGGCTGGTGAAGATCAAGGACGTGCTGAAGGAATTACCCGCTCCCCATTACAG AACTCTAGAGTTCCTGATGCGTCACCTTGTAAAGATGGCTTCTTATTCCTCACACACCAACATGCATGCCCGGAACCTCGCCATTGTTTGGGCTCCAAACCTACTCAG GTCAAAAGACATTGAGGCGTCAGGGTTTAACGGTACTGCAGCCTTCATGGAGGTGAGGGTCCAGTCCATCGTAGTGGAATTCATCCTCACCCACGTGCCCCAGCTGTTTCCTGGTTCAG GTCTGGAGTGTCTTAAGTCATTCCCATCTCCCTCTATACACAATCCAGAGAAACGTTTATTCCCAGCCATTCCACTCCAGTTAGGCAACATCAGCCCAGGGGACGGCCCCCCGGCCATGCGCTCCTATCACGCCATCATCGACGGCACAGACAA GAGGAAGGGATCTCTCAAGAGCAGGAAGTGGAAGTCCATCTTCAATTTAGGAGGCAGACTCCAAGACCCGAGAGGAAGGAACAAGAACTCAACCAAAG AAAAAGAGAGAACTGTCTTAAGGCCAGCCAAGAGCATGGATTCCCTGAGCTCAATGCCCTATTCGCATGAAG GTTGCAGACAACGAGCCCCTTCCACTGTCATATCCCCCCTGGCTcagccctctctctgtccccaaaGTGGTGTGGATGGAGGGGCATCCACTAATGGTAGTGATGTGGGCAGCGGGTATGCTGTGACCTTCCGGAGGGGTCAGGGGGCTAGTGTGAGTGTAGTGAGCGGGGGCGGGGGAACCAAGGGCACATACAGTCGACTGGGCAGTCACAGTAGGGGCAACAGCACTGAGGCTCTGCAACCCCCATCCAGATCCCCAGGAATCTCCAGCAAAGCAGACCGGCGGGCAGGGATACACATCTCCGGACCATTCTCAGTCACCGTCCCCCTTCACATCACATCAGGCCTGGCCTTTGGGGTGCTGCAGGGGGGTGGTGCAGAAAGGCGAAACCatagcagaggagaggggagaggagataagggagagggtggggagggtgtgagacaggagggaggggaaggggaaaggCACATTCGAGTGGCAGTTGTGGGGGAGGACGAGACTGACGGAGTCAAGAGAAGAGATCAAGAGGTatcggaggagaggagagatatggatGATAAAGTTGAAGGAAAAGAagacagaggaaaggaggaggaactGAATGGGGACTGTGTATCTAAGCCatcagaggagaggggtgaagagggtggaggagaggataaagTAAACTATGAAAacgatgaagaggaggatgaagagagagaacacatgg AAATCAAAGGCTCTGTGCAGACTGCCCTGGATGCCCCAAATGGTGTCAGAAATGAGGCAGTTGCCACACATGTGCCGTACCCTACGACGATGGAGGAGGACGATGCACAAGTCCAGGACTGTCCACTAGACTTTCAGGATACTTTTGGATTCCTGGACCTCATGGACAGCAGTGCCTccaccaag ATGTTCCAGGCGTTACCAGTAGAGCCTCATCATGCGGGAGATGAGTATGAGGACGAGGTGGAGCAGAGATCCCCTGGACTCTCACATGACAAACCAGACTCTGTCACACAGCCAcctgtagacacacagacacaaatacagacaggctgccaaacagagacacacacactgaggcagaCACAAACTCCCAAACACAGACCTCTAAGCTTTGATCAATATGGACGAGCCAACAAGTCAATGAGTCTACCTTACATATCCAGGCCTTTCATGCCTGCTCGCTGCTCTTCCTCTGAAGAAGAGGATAATGATGACGAAGATGCTGATTACGACAGAGAAGATGAGGAGGACGATGATGACATGTTCTGTAAAAGTCTACCATCTAGTTTGGTGTTCAATAGACTGACATGGAGTGGGCCTCAGACTGACATGGAGAATGGTTTGTCCCTCCCTGCTAAGCCCTCACAACAATTGGACAATGTTTCTGATGACAGGTCCATAGGAATTGGTCTATCACAGAGTTCTGAGGCCAGAATGCCTCCTGGGCACTTGGACATTGATTCCCCTGATTACTGTAACCCGTCAGAAGAGGTCTTGAGGCAAAGCAAGGCTGAAGAAGAGAATAGACTGGAAGCGATAGACCTGTTGGAGGATACAAGGCAGGATCCAGACAACCAGGAGAAAGACCAGGCAGACACACTGACGAATACATGCACAGAAAG CACTGAGATACAAGAATGTTGTCACTCGGTTGAAACGAGCATGATGAAGGAAGAGGAAACACCAGGTGACATTGAGAGGGGCCTCACTTCAGCATCCTCTTCGACTGACTGTGAGGAGGCCTCACTGCAGACTACTGCAGACGAAGAGGACACTGGAGTTCATCTGCAGCTCAGAGACGAGGAGGACCTGAAGAGTCACTGTGGTGAAGGTGTGATTTCAGAGGGTTACAATGGCGATCCCGTGAGCAAAGCCGAGAAAGAAGATTCACAAGAGCATTTACTCACTGCTTGTCGTATAGTTTCCTGTGCTGAAGAGCCAAAGAACATACTCAATGAGCGATCGGAGGTAGTTTCAGCTGGGGGCGCAATGGAGCAGCCTGAAAATAGTGCTGAGAGGGATAGCGAGGGAAAAAAGGAAGAtgtagaggaagagatggaggaaagagaAGATAGAAATGGGGGAGAATTTAAACAAGAAGGAGAGGTAACAAGAAttgagactgaggagagagagttatTAAAGGAGTTGGAAGAAACAGAAGGGGAGGACTTTGGGGCGAGGGAGCAAAAAGGAATGATTGAAGAAGAGGAAAGGATAGCAGGTGAGGAAGGGGAAGTAGGAGAAGACATTTATGAGATAATGAGCGTATTAGCCAGGGATGACATGATGGAAAGTGGAGATAGGAAGGATAGGGAAGGGGAGACTGAGGAACGTAAAGTTATGGAGGAGGTGATAGAAaccaaagagggagagagtatcaGAGTACAGCAGAAAGAGATAGGTAAGGAAGGAAAGAGTAGGACAAGTGATGAGATGAGTGCAAAAGAAGAGATGAAGCGAGAGGTGGAAGGAGTGGATACCATGGGAGAGACTGAGGTAGAGGCAGCTGAAGAGGGGATGGAGAATATGTTGATTGATAATGAGGAGCATAAACAGGACCTAGAGGCACAGCATGTtttagagagaagagaaagagctaTAGATCTGATGAAGGATGttgtgggagagggagatgaggagggagataaagagatggaAGTGGGAGGTGTAATCAGGGATGAAGAAGGAGATAGTATACATGTGGTCCAacaggagacagaggaacatgaatCAACAGGGCCAAATAAGGAGAACCaagagagggagaatgaaggAGAGACAAAAGACCAACTACAGATACCAACAATAATAGAGGAAAGCGAGGAAGAACTGAAAGAGGTCCAGATTTACATAAAATAA